A genome region from Populus alba chromosome 3, ASM523922v2, whole genome shotgun sequence includes the following:
- the LOC140955406 gene encoding phosphoglycerate mutase-like protein 4, with amino-acid sequence MAATCGIAEVIKDPDLRERHLGDLHGLVLQEAAKVSAVAYRAFKSHRTNQDIPGGGESLDKLYDRCTSSLERIAAKHTGERVVVVTHGNNTIMEDTVLMIFHTL; translated from the coding sequence ATGGCAGCTACTTGTGGTATTGCTGAGGTTATTAAGGATCCTGACCTACGGGAAAGACATTTAGGGGATCTTCATGGCCTTGTCCTTCAAGAAGCTGCCAAAGTTAGTGCTGTGGCTTACCGGGCCTTTAAATCTCACAGAACCAATCAAGATATCCCAGGTGGTGGAGAAAGTCTTGATAAACTTTACGATCGCTGTACATCTTCATTGGAGAGAATTGCAGCGAAGCATACAGGAGAGCGAGTTGTTGTGGTCACTCATGGAAATAACACCATAATGGAAGACACTGTTCTCATGATCTTTCATACACTCTAG